Proteins co-encoded in one Nonlabens agnitus genomic window:
- a CDS encoding flavin monoamine oxidase family protein: MHSKVSIIGGGLTGLTLAYLLNKAGIDFHVLEARPRLGGRIFTKMSGNHIPVDLGAAWFWDYNPQLIGLLKELELLSFPQEMGNKVWYQPSPNQAFQQIEIPEQQQTSYRIHGGTTNLTLSLASQLNPDKIKLDSQVINIAYRYSKYTIQTTNGFYDADIVINTLPPALACELTYNPGLPDDYLEIARNTHTWMQGSIKFGLGFKTAFWKELNIPVTAFSNFSAASEVYDYSNQTGDRFAIMGFLNPQVSAMDKATRKDQVLEQLSSFLGKPVMDHVSYEEYAWNEEPFTASAGTMNLPPHQHNGHPILRSSFNNNSLIMAGSETSAVLPGYMEGAVNSAYKTFDRIKELI, translated from the coding sequence ATGCATTCAAAAGTATCTATAATCGGTGGTGGTCTTACAGGCTTGACACTGGCTTATCTCTTAAATAAGGCTGGAATTGATTTCCACGTTCTGGAGGCAAGACCACGACTAGGCGGCCGTATTTTTACAAAAATGTCTGGTAACCACATACCGGTAGATCTAGGCGCCGCATGGTTTTGGGATTACAACCCACAATTGATAGGGCTTTTGAAAGAACTTGAACTTCTTTCTTTTCCTCAAGAAATGGGTAATAAAGTGTGGTATCAGCCGAGTCCCAACCAGGCTTTTCAACAAATTGAAATCCCAGAGCAGCAACAGACCAGTTATCGAATTCATGGTGGTACAACCAATTTGACTCTCTCGCTGGCGTCCCAATTAAACCCAGATAAAATCAAATTAGATTCTCAAGTAATCAACATCGCCTATCGCTATTCCAAATATACCATTCAGACCACTAATGGATTTTATGACGCAGACATAGTCATCAATACATTACCACCAGCACTGGCATGCGAGTTGACTTATAATCCAGGACTTCCCGATGACTATCTAGAAATAGCCAGAAATACACATACCTGGATGCAAGGCAGCATTAAGTTTGGTTTGGGTTTTAAAACCGCTTTTTGGAAAGAACTCAACATTCCGGTAACCGCGTTTAGCAACTTTTCAGCGGCAAGCGAGGTGTATGATTATTCAAATCAGACCGGCGACCGCTTTGCCATCATGGGATTTTTGAATCCGCAAGTGAGCGCCATGGATAAAGCGACACGCAAGGATCAAGTATTGGAGCAGTTAAGTTCCTTTTTAGGGAAACCTGTCATGGATCATGTTTCCTATGAGGAATATGCCTGGAATGAAGAGCCGTTTACCGCTTCTGCAGGGACCATGAATCTGCCACCGCACCAGCATAACGGTCATCCTATTTTAAGGTCCAGTTTTAACAACAACAGTTTGATCATGGCTGGTTCTGAAACCAGTGCTGTCCTTCCGGGTTATATGGAAGGTGCTGTAAATTCTGCTTATAAAACCTTTGATCGTATAAAGGAATTGATTTGA